The Anopheles merus strain MAF chromosome 2L, AmerM5.1, whole genome shotgun sequence genome has a segment encoding these proteins:
- the LOC121593233 gene encoding guanine nucleotide-binding protein subunit beta-1, which yields MNEIEALRQEAETLKNAIRDARKAVCDTSILQATAQLEAVGRIQLRTRRTLRGHLAKIYAMHWGNDSRYLVSASQDGKLIVWDSHTTNKVHAIPLRSSWVMTCAYAPSGNYVACGGLDNICSIYNLKTREGNVRIARELGGHTGYLSCCRFLDDNQIVTSSGDMSCALWDIETGQQTTSFQGHTGDVMALSLAPQGKTFVSGACDAKAKLWDIREGQCKQTFPGHESDINAVAFFPNGFAFATGSDDATCRLFDIRADQELAMYSHDNIICGITSVAFSKSGRLLLAGYDDFNCNVWDTMKAERAGILAGHDNRVSCLGVTENGMAVATGSWDSFLRVWN from the coding sequence ATGAACGAAATCGAAGCGCTGCGTCAGGAGGCGGAAACGCTCAAAAATGCGATCCGGGACGCGCGGAAGGCGGTGTGCGACACCTCCATCCTGCAGGCGACGGCACAGCTGGAAGCCGTCGGTCGCATCCAGCTCCGGACGCGCCGCACGCTCCGGGGCCACCTGGCGAAGATCTACGCGATGCACTGGGGCAACGATTCGCGCTACCTGGTGTCGGCCTCGCAGGACGGCAAGCTGATCGTGTGGGACTCGCACACGACCAACAAGGTGCACGCGATCCCGCTGCGCTCCTCCTGGGTGATGACGTGCGCGTACGCCCCGTCCGGCAACTATGTGGCGTGCGGCGGGCTGGACAACATCTGCTCGATCTACAATCTGAAAACGCGCGAGGGCAACGTGCGCATTGCGCGCGAGCTCGGCGGACATACGGGCTACCTGTCCTGCTGCCGGTTCCTCGATGACAACCAGATCGTGACGAGCTCGGGCGACATGTCCTGTGCGCTGTGGGACATCGAGACGGGCCAGCAGACGACATCATTCCAGGGGCACACCGGGGACGTGATGGCGCTGTCGCTGGCCCCGCAGGGCAAAACGTTCGTGTCGGGCGCGTGCGACGCGAAGGCGAAGCTGTGGGACATCCGCGAGGGCCAGTGCAAGCAAACATTCCCGGGCCACGAGAGCGATATCAATGCGGTGGCGTTCTTCCCGAACGGGTTCGCGTTTGCGACGGGCTCGGACGATGCCACCTGCAGGCTGTTCGATATTCGGGCCGACCAGGAGCTGGCCATGTACTCGCACGACAACATCATCTGCGGCATCACGTCCGTGGCGTTCTCGAAGTCgggccggctgctgctggcgggcTACGATGACTTCAACTGCAACGTGTGGGACACGATGAAGGCGGAACGGGCGGGCATACTGGCCGGGCACGACAATCGAGTGTCTTGCTTAGGCGTGACCGAGAACGGTATGGCAGTGGCGACAGGATCCTGGGACTCGTTCCTGCGCGTGTGGAACTAG
- the LOC121592351 gene encoding uncharacterized WD repeat-containing protein alr3466-like yields MNELEALRQEAETLKNAIRDARKAACDTSLVQATNNLEPIGRIQMRTRRTLRGHLAKIYAMHWGSDSRNLVSASQDGKLIVWDSHTTNKVHAIPLRSSWVMTCAYAPSGNFVACGGLDNICSIYNLKTREGNVRVSRELPGHTGYLSCCRFLDDNQIVTSSGDMSCGLWDIETGQQCTSFLGHTGDVMALSLSPQCRVFVSGACDASAKLWDIREGQCKQTFPGHESDINAVTFFPNGHAFATGSDDATCRLFDIRADQELAMYSHDNIICGITSVAFSKSGRLLLAGYDDFNCNVWDTMKAERAGILAGHDNRVSCLGVTENGMAVATGSWDSFLRVWLDRTRKAQSPNPQHTSTSEMNELEALRQEAETLKNAIRDARKAACDTSLVQATNNLEPIGRIQMRTRRTLRGHLAKIYAMHWGSDSRNLVSASQDGKLIVWDSHTTNKVHAIPLRSSWVMTCAYAPSGNFVACGGLDNICSIYNLKTREGNVRVSRELPGHTGYLSCCRFLDDNQIVTSSGDMSCGLWDIETGQQCTSFLGHTGDVMALSLSPQCRVFVSGACDASAKLWDIREGQCKQTFPGHESDINAVTFFPNGHAFATGSDDATCRLFDIRADQELAMYSHDNIICGITSVAFSKSGRLLLAGYDDFNCNVWDTLKAERAGILAGHDNRVSCLGVTENGMAVATGSWDSFLRVWN; encoded by the exons ATGAACGAGCTGGAGGCGCTGCGGCAGGAGGCGGAAACGCTGAAGAATGCGATCCGGGACGCGCGGAAGGCGGCCTGCGACACGTCGCTCGTCCAGGCGACGAACAATCTCGAACCGATCGGCCGGATACAGATGCGCACCCGGCGCACGCTCCGGGGCCATCTGGCGAAGATCTACGCGATGCACTGGGGGAGCGACTCGCGCAACCTGGTGTCGGCCTCGCAGGACGGCAAGCTGATCGTGTGGGACTCGCACACGACCAACAAGGTGCACGCGATCCCGCTGCGCTCCTCCTGGGTGATGACGTGCGCGTACGCCCCGTCCGGCAACTTTGTCGCGTGCGGCGGCCTGGACAACATCTGCTCGATCTACAATCTGAAGACGCGCGAGGGCAACGTGCGCGTGTCGCGGGAGCTGCCCGGCCACACGGGCTACCTGTCCTGCTGCCGGTTCCTGGACGACAACCAGATCGTGACGAGCTCGGGCGACATGTCGTGCGGGCTGTGGGACATCGAGACGGGCCAACAGTGCACCTCGTTCCTGGGGCACACCGGCGACGTGATGGCGCTGTCGTTGTCGCCCCAGTGCCGGGTGTTTGTCTCCGGGGCGTGCGATGCCTCGGCGAAGCTGTGGGACATCCGCGAGGGCCAGTGCAAGCAGACGTTCCCGGGGCACGAGAGCGACATCAATGCGGTCACCTTCTTCCCGAATGGGCACGCGTTTGCGACCGGCTCGGACGATGCCACCTGCAGGCTGTTCGACATTCGGGCCGACCAGGAGCTGGCCATGTACTCGCACGACAACATCATCTGCGGCATCACGTCCGTGGCGTTCTCGAAGTCgggccggctgctgctggcgggcTACGATGACTTCAACTGCAACGTGTGGGACACGATGAAGGCGGAACGGGCGGGCATACTGGCCGGACACGACAACCGCGTGTCCTGCTTAGGTGTCACGGAGAACGGTATGGCAGTGGCGACAGGATCCTGGGACTCGTTCCTGCGCGTGTGG CTAGACCGCACGCGAAAAGCCCAAAGCCCAAACCCccaacacacaagcacaagcgAGATGAACGAGCTGGAGGCGCTGCGGCAGGAGGCGGAAACGCTGAAGAATGCGATCCGGGACGCGCGGAAGGCGGCCTGCGACACGTCGCTCGTCCAGGCGACGAACAATCTCGAACCGATCGGCCGGATACAGATGCGCACCCGGCGCACGCTCCGGGGCCATCTGGCGAAGATCTACGCGATGCACTGGGGGAGCGACTCGCGCAACCTGGTGTCGGCCTCGCAGGACGGCAAGCTGATCGTGTGGGACTCGCACACGACCAACAAGGTGCACGCGATCCCGTTGCGCTCCTCCTGGGTGATGACGTGCGCGTACGCCCCGTCCGGCAACTTTGTCGCGTGCGGCGGGCTGGACAACATCTGCTCGATCTACAATCTAAAGACGCGCGAGGGCAACGTGCGCGTGTCGCGGGAGCTGCCCGGCCACACGGGCTACCTGTCCTGCTGCCGGTTCCTGGACGACAACCAGATCGTGACGAGCTCGGGCGACATGTCGTGCGGGCTGTGGGACATCGAGACGGGCCAACAGTGCACCTCGTTCCTGGGGCACACCGGCGACGTGATGGCGCTGTCGTTGTCGCCCCAGTGCCGGGTGTTTGTCTCCGGGGCGTGCGATGCCTCGGCGAAGCTGTGGGACATCCGCGAGGGCCAGTGCAAGCAGACGTTCCCGGGGCACGAGAGCGACATCAACGCGGTCACCTTCTTCCCGAATGGGCACGCGTTTGCGACCGGCTCGGACGATGCCACCTGCAGGCTGTTCGACATTCGGGCCGACCAGGAGCTGGCCATGTACTCGCACGACAACATCATCTGCGGCATCACGTCCGTGGCGTTCTCGAAGTCgggccggctgctgctggcgggcTACGATGACTTCAACTGCAACGTGTGGGACACGCTGAAGGCGGAGCGGGCGGGCATACTGGCCGGGCACGACAATCGAGTGTCCTGCTTAGGTGTCACGGAGAACGGTATGGCGGTGGCGACAGGATCCTGGGACTCGTTCCTGCGAGTATGGAACTAA
- the LOC121593237 gene encoding uncharacterized protein LOC121593237 isoform X1, with translation MFHQSKRTAPRVLALHPMAKASFGAPSTPYSVRTMNFRHWQHLDKPAAYFRSVLRSESQMSLKTLASLQSAKSVPAPKPAEPCPPPVSSSPKTSLVETIRAIQWSNLHPHFTTANALQFVRQLPTNAAAAYRTVVDSREYELVRNMAVATCQLTVRLGRTAYLWLGLFLESREYYYLRYYTLLALEQSIVWLRYGLRVTFDLIRSWTAKK, from the coding sequence ATGTTTCATCAGTCAAAGCGTACCGCGCCCCGAGTGCTCGCGCTCCATCCGATGGCGAAGGCAAGCTTCGGTGCCCCGTCCACCCCGTACTCGGTGCGAACGATGAACTTCCGGCACTGGCAGCATCTGGACAAACCGGCCGCCTATTTCCGCTCCGTCCTGCGCAGCGAGTCGCAGATGTCGCTGAAAACGCTCGCCTCGCTACAGTCGGCGAAAAGTGTGCCGGCACCGAAACCAGCCGAACCGTGCCCGCCGCCCGTCTCCTCCAGCCCGAAGACGAGCCTGGTCGAGACGATCCGTGCGATCCAGTGGAGTAACCTGCATCCCCATTTCACCACCGCGAACGCGCTGCAGTTTGTGCGCCAGCTGCCCACGAACGCGGCGGCCGCCTACCGGACGGTGGTCGATTCGCGTGAATACGAACTGGTGCGCAATATGGCCGTCGCCACGTGCCAGCTAACGGTGCGCCTCGGCCGGACGGCTTACCTGTGGCTGGGACTGTTCCTGGAGTCGCGCGAATACTACTACCTCCGGTACTACACGCTGCTGGCGCTGGAGCAAAGCATCGTGTGGCTGCGCTACGGATTGCGTGTCACGTTCGATTTGATCCGCAGTTGGACGGCCAAGAAGTAA
- the LOC121593237 gene encoding uncharacterized protein LOC121593237 isoform X2 yields the protein MAKASFGAPSTPYSVRTMNFRHWQHLDKPAAYFRSVLRSESQMSLKTLASLQSAKSVPAPKPAEPCPPPVSSSPKTSLVETIRAIQWSNLHPHFTTANALQFVRQLPTNAAAAYRTVVDSREYELVRNMAVATCQLTVRLGRTAYLWLGLFLESREYYYLRYYTLLALEQSIVWLRYGLRVTFDLIRSWTAKK from the coding sequence ATGGCGAAGGCAAGCTTCGGTGCCCCGTCCACCCCGTACTCGGTGCGAACGATGAACTTCCGGCACTGGCAGCATCTGGACAAACCGGCCGCCTATTTCCGCTCCGTCCTGCGCAGCGAGTCGCAGATGTCGCTGAAAACGCTCGCCTCGCTACAGTCGGCGAAAAGTGTGCCGGCACCGAAACCAGCCGAACCGTGCCCGCCGCCCGTCTCCTCCAGCCCGAAGACGAGCCTGGTCGAGACGATCCGTGCGATCCAGTGGAGTAACCTGCATCCCCATTTCACCACCGCGAACGCGCTGCAGTTTGTGCGCCAGCTGCCCACGAACGCGGCGGCCGCCTACCGGACGGTGGTCGATTCGCGTGAATACGAACTGGTGCGCAATATGGCCGTCGCCACGTGCCAGCTAACGGTGCGCCTCGGCCGGACGGCTTACCTGTGGCTGGGACTGTTCCTGGAGTCGCGCGAATACTACTACCTCCGGTACTACACGCTGCTGGCGCTGGAGCAAAGCATCGTGTGGCTGCGCTACGGATTGCGTGTCACGTTCGATTTGATCCGCAGTTGGACGGCCAAGAAGTAA